DNA sequence from the Anguilla anguilla isolate fAngAng1 chromosome 4, fAngAng1.pri, whole genome shotgun sequence genome:
AGCTTCAATGCCCACATGGGCCAGCGAGACACAGCGAGGAACAGAAAGCTACAGCCAAAGGCACTGAAACGCCACTAAACCAAACCAAGCACCAATAGCCTCACCTACAGGACACTGGCTTAGATTCATTCAGCAGATCAGGACAGTCTGCATTATCACTCACTCGGTCACTCTGTAACAAACCCACCTTGtatcctatttttttttaaaaataggataCAGGTGTAGTGGACGAGACAATTTCATAGTACCTCAATATCCAATTACAGCATTTCTTAATCCTTACTATGGTCAATGGCTCATAAACCCCTCTTTAGTCATATCCAGGGTCAGGAAGAGCACTCTTGCAGAGGTTAACCACAGGCACATTAGAATGTATAGGAAATATCCAAGTGAATAGAAAATAGCACAGGAATTATATTATAGTAAAAATACTGTATTATTTTGAGAGTGGCATGCGTTTTTATTCTTAAACCCTGCTTCTAGTTTTCATGTCTTAATATTCACAAAAGCTACAACTTTCAATCACGATcagagggccctgtttcacaatgTAAAACTCCACTGAGCAAAAACCGGAATCCTACCAAATCTGGAACGAGGACCTGTACCAGGTTTTACTTAgctcagttatccagctaactcagtagtcctgcttcatgaaataccccCCAGAGCTTGAAGTAAAATTCTCTGAGCATCCCAACACCTTTTATCTTAACTCCAGCCCACAGCATAACATGTAATTGGCTGAAATAGGTCAGTTTTCATAAGAACTATCGTAGTGGGCATCTGTTCTCTGAAAGTGAGCAGCACCTAAGCAATCCCCAGAAAAGGTAAGTCATCGTTGTGGGATGCAGAGTACTGGAGAAACCCTGGGGAAATCGCAGTCCCGCTCGGAGCAGCAAACACAACATGGACACtaacaggagggtgacacatGCAGTTGTAGGACCTCCATTTTCCTCCAGCGCACATTTTATTTGGGAAATGTTGGAAACTTTCATCTTGGAAAGAAAAACGACCAGTCTCAGACAATGACTTGCAGCAATTCAGGAGTTAAGTTTCGGGTGGAGTATAAGGTCAATTTAGCTTTTTGGAATTCACCTTAATATCTGTGTATATGTGATGTGGGTGGATAGAAATTTTATAGACTACATTTATTGGGACGCCCTTCTTTATAAGAGGACACTTAGAAAAATATACTGAATACACCAGTATAATGAACTGTAATGAATCAGGTAGCCAAATTGCCATGTCCCTTTTATGAGCTTTGCGTCATACACACGGGGAAATGACATTTCATTCTCCTCTAAATGGCCCACAGAGTATGGCTAACTCCTTGAagatataaatgaataatttaaaaggtTACATCTTGAGGTTCAGAACAGAATAATCTCTATATGAAAGTCATGTGACTGAGAAGTAGGCTTTGCACAATCAAAACATCATCATCCTAGTTGGGTCGTAAATATCCACCAGAATTCAGTTCATATTAggattgaaaaatatttttttaaatcgataGATAGGAGCCTAGCTATTAAGATGTCAGACATCCCACTTatcaaaagacatttttaaaaaaggggaaatgaTGTGACAATAAAAATTACTTTATTCTCTCTTTAAATGCTTTGACAGTTTAGACGACCAGTAACGGTGCCCAACCAGGTCAATATTTAGACTGGTTCTGTATGGGAATTGTGAAAATACTGTCAATGAAACATTAACTTATACTGCTTATTTATTACGTGTTAAGCGACATCTTCCACATCCTAACAACAACTGGTGAAGAGCAACATCGCCTGAAGGACAGCTTTTCCCCTTAAAGAAATAAGAACTAACACATCATCTTGAGGTCTCTGAATAAGAGGCCATGCCGATTACTGTTGCACGGATATCACTATCAGTCGATAAAAACGATTCGTTGTATAGAGACTTGACTGATAATATAGTTATTTGAATggagtttttaaataatgtcttGTGGGTTTTAAACAAATCTTCCACTTATGAACAAATGAAACACTATCGCATATACTACATCAAGTGGAACGAGCAAGGAAAACATACCGTCTATAGATTAAGTGAAACATTGAATTGAGAAGTTGAGGCTCTAAGTTTCTATTAGCACGGAGTAGTGTTAAAATCCCTTGTCCACGGCGTGAATGCTGGCATccaaataatcaaaacaaaaacaaaatgttgctCATATTCTTACCTGATGTCTTGCTCTGAGATCAACAGCTGTACATGCGTACTGAAATATAAGTACACGCATTAGccgcaaaaataaacacaaatgattATATTCTATTAGACCGCCTTGATTCGAGTGTATGCGTTTCAGCATGAAGCGCACCCCTCTATCTAACTTGTTTCTACCCTAAATCCCGTGTTTGCCTCTATTGGCTGGCTGTGACCAGACTTCCCCTTTCCATTTGATGATAGCTACGTCTGTCAAGAATTACAGCCCAGCAATAAAGTTTCAACCCCTCGGGAATTTCGAGGTCCTGAAGCGCTTAGTGGCGAGTTCCTTCATAGCAATTTTCTCCTTGTGAGCTTTCTTGAGCGGCGTGACACTAGCAAGACAGACCCACATGGTTCGACAACGTAATGAATGCGGTTACGTGCATGTCAATGTTCAGGAAAGGACTATCGATATGTTTTtactcatgcaaacacacattttgtgtctttgaaaatgtttaaacagTGTcttatatatgaaaatatatagaATTTTGACTGttatcattttgtgttttaataaatttaGAGTCAGTCTACCATTCAGGAAAAAAGGTGTAATTTGTGACTGGCTGACAAGTAGTATGAAGTCAAAATGTGATCTCCTCCTTGAACAAGGTTAGTTAGGGTCAGTGAGATGTCTCCACATTGTGAGTTTTTGTCAAACATAAATGCCATTTCTGACCATAAAGAGACAACATTCCACATTCCGTATTCCATATATTTTGTGAGAAATGTGCTCCAATTTGCTACTTTGTGCAATGTAAAAAGTAttcctcatttacatatttcagtttAACAAGTATGGGTCATGTCATACAGttctttgaaaaagtattttaaacaagcattgtttctcctgcttaattttcctgttgaactcaatggaaaaaatattcaggagaaacaatgcttgtagtatctactgcatatctggtagcagcacggtggtttgaggctcatttgataccttggacccttgatgacttaaagccgtttagccaacaaatgtgttccatatcagcataatttacagctgaatctagtcccaccccccaattcccatagagatccattcaaaaaagactttttgtatcgcttgtaggacaacctgaagggtggggggcggatgagtgggggatgagggggttgtggttgtggatgtgtgggtgcgtgggtgtgtgtatagtgaTGTTTTCCATCTGCTGGATGAACACAATATAGTTTTACCCATTAAAACCTACCCGTTTGTCTGAATTCAatcagttctgcaaagaagagtgcgCTAAAATTcttccacagcaatgtgaaagactgattacaaatgaatgaaattataggaagtgtttttttttcagttattgctTCAAAAGGTGGGGCAACCTTTTGAACACAGGTTATATGGatgtttaataacttttttcattaaataagtttaataataatgtgttttgtgtttactcaggttccctttgttatattatattacaatacTACATTTTGCatgaagatctgaaaccattcagtgtggcaaatgagcaataacagaggaaatcagcaagggggaatattttttttatgggaCTAAGTCATAGACTACTCCACATTTTGTCTTGCTGGCAGTGTATTTAGCAAAAGTATTTTGTTGCATGCTCTGAGTGATAAAAGTGCAAATCCAttcaatatgtttttatttagggGGAAATCCTTCAATGCCATTACTAGTGTTATTGCCATTACATTCAATGCAGGAGTAATCCTAATTTTTGCTTTTACTTTAGCAGTTAAATGgggcatgcgtatgtgtgtgtgtctgtgggtgtacATGTGTCCAAGTGCAACTTATTGCAGAAGAAGCATTACCTTTACAGTCTGAGGGGACATCAAAAAGTGAATGATGCATTCATAGTCATTTGTATGCCgcatacaaataatttattaattagaTCGTCCATagttcataataaaattatcattgcgtggcattttcatttcacaaaccCAACTTGGATTTTGgtcaaacatacagtatacattcTAGAATATTAAATAGTGACTCCATAATGCAAGTGAAGAATATCCAATATTACAGTATACAGTTTAATAAAGAAGACTTTAGTGGAGCAGTGCTTGATTGAGTTGACATGTGCCAAGAATATGGATGCCCTAAAGTCTCTGCAATGCCTCGGCCTGTCTGAGTATAAGGTTAATCTCAACTGTGCCTAGTCAGGACGCTCAGTTGTACCTAAGACAGGAAATTAAGTGTTTCTTGATAATGGTCTGTGAGTGTTCCAAGTAGATCGTTCTTTCCTTACAACCACTACAGCACAACGCTGATGTTGCCTGAACTTTcagttaaaaattttttttaaaacatagctTCCATGGTGTTTTCACATGGCCAGGAAGTGACGCGTTTTCCTAGAATGGAATGCAGTATCTCTGACAGGCAGTGCTAACAGCGTTGCTTGGAAGGGTGAAAGGCGCACTGCAGGATACAATCTGTTTCCTGTACAAAAAGATGTCTTTACTCTCGGTGTCCCAAGTGCCCATTTCTGTACTTGTTAATCAAGAGGACATGCTTGGTTTGAGAAAGTACTCATCTGTGTCTCATGTGCGACCACAAACAAGACAGGTCACTGCTTTTAATATTATAGCTCTTACGCTGTAGATTTCCATGAGGTTtacctatgttttttttttgttttgttttgttttgtgagcAGTACATGTTAATTTATACTTGCAAGTCTAATtctatataaattatttaatgtaaaagtTATCAAAatgcacatgtgtctgtgtctgtctagGACAATAACATCATAAATGTATCACAATCATTATGTagaaatgcatatgcatatgtactCCTGAGTatgttaataattaataataataattgtctatatgtaaatatttaagttGTTATGGTAAATCAATATTCAGTTAAACAATACTGTAGGTACCTTTTAGCAAATAAGTGTATATGCATTCCACCTGGTGGTTAATGTGTGAAATATACTCTGCATACATTGTCTGTAATGAAGGTGTAAAAGGCAATCCATTTCTTCTCTAATTTCCCTGCACAGAAACACTTGAATTTGctgaaagtacattttcagaaatttacatttttattgaaacttACCCTCCCATAATTTTGGCTAGTGTCTTCAGTGTTTAGTGAGTGATTAAATGTTGCAGTGGTTGTGCAGCCATGTATGCAATCACATTCAACACAGaaggaaaaacatgtttacaaGGTACCCCAAATATGTCAGCAAGTCTCTTCTTGCTCCTTGCTCACCATTATGAGAGCGTAACTAAGTGTTATGGGTACAGCAGGTATGCTACTTTTGCATGCAGCATCCCCCGTTATAACTATGTAGAACTCAAAATTACAGCTTATTTGAGGCTGCACCCTAAATGTCTCTGAGGCATTAgaatggcagtgtagtataatgggtaaggagctggtcttgtaacctaaaggtcacaggtttgattcccaggtaggacactgccattgtacccttgagcaaggtaccaaatctgcattgcttcagtatatatctagctgtatacatggatgcaatgtaaaagctatgtgtaagtctctctgaataagagtgtctgctaaatgcctgcaatttAACTTTTTGTGCAATATACTAAGCTTATTTAAGCATACCGCACTGAGATAAATCCCACAACTGCCACATAATTAATCCGCAAACTTTTGTACTTTTTCCTTATGTTTCTTTTGCCCAAATTTTCACCATTAGAAACAACCAAAGCAGGTTTACTTATGCTacattgtaatgtaatacataGACAATACACATACCTGTACATTATGAAAAATTACTGACTTGtgctgtagatttttttttaattttatatttgatggAGCACATAAGGATTCTCTTGAGAAGGCAAgatagaaaaataacatttttgttacAGTGGGCCAGTCTATGTATCACTTCACAGGGTGTGTGAATCGACCAACACATCCAATGTTGCATGTCCTACCTATGTGGTTTGCTCAGGTATATCAAGGAAAAACTATGGTTGAGTTATTAGTGAAATGGTAGAGGCTTGAAAAGGAAGGTTTATTATTCAGCCATGGTGATGCCTGAAAGCCCTCACCTGTTGTTTCAAAAACCTTTTCTTGAGATGACTTTTTGAAAAGCCATCCAAGAATGAGATCAATGACGGGAACATCTGCATAGTAGTATCCAACATTTCCGGCATATCAACAAGTGTATACTGATGTCTCCAGTAAATTTGTTCCAGATTACATTGGCTCcagtagttttttgtttgtttatttgttgtgcAATCGAAAATGTATATGTGGTCGCTGTATATCAGTAATTATTGATCTGATGGTGGCATTATGACCCGATACGGGAGGCACTGGGGTACTGGATACTGATGGTTGGTCCTCtgctctgcactccagcacaaTAGATGGCGGTATGTACCTTTTCAAGTTAATTAAATCAGCAGTAACGCAAGCATAGAAGAAGATTTCTAAATGCACTTCCTGAAACAATATGGCGGTGATTTGAAGCTAAGCGCCGTGTTTTCTGCAGTATCTGgtctaaatatttttgttttaaagaggGCTCAATGGCATACGCCATGCGTAACTTAAAAATAAGTAGTTGCAGTAACGCATGTTAGCAAACCTGCGTGCACATCAGAGAAGACGAGCTAAAGTGAGTAGCTGGCgaatgctctgttttttttttaaagctaggAATGGAAATGTGCTGCCCTACTCTTAAATCCTgtgatttgtgttttatttatttaagtggtTTCTAGCTAATCCTTGCAAAACGCATATATTGCGGTCTAGCTCACACGGTGTGAGGTCAGGCCGTAAATTATCCTTAATAGCCTactgcattttttccttttgttagTCTGCAAGTTGGGTTGCACAGAGTCCTGCTAATTTTAGATCGTTAACGTTATGTAGCACAATTGACGTTTATACAATAGCATAATCAACACTCGTTACGTGGTGCACTGTTTACCTGAAGACCCGTGTTTGTTTCGGAAACCTAGTGTGGTGTATgccctggtggaaattccagcttgGTTCTCGCCTGGTTCTTCATTTGGTCCAATGCATTAGCCTACAtgttatccaaagcgacgtacaataagtgcataacgAATGTCATTGGAATCACCAAATTCCAGGTGATATCCAGttggagcagaagctggttccAGCTCGATTCCATCTTGGACTGGTATCTGAAATTTCCATCCATCAGGGTGGTGCTATGATGGCCCAATATGCAAGAACCAAATTGTCTTTTAATGATGCCCCTGCTgggtttaattttaaaaaatctgtgtgAGAGCTGCATCAGTATTGCACAGCTTTTTAGGCACAGTACCTGCATCTTGGAAGTTCCTGCTTAAAATGCTTAGTCTttcctttgagcaaggtacctgaATTATATGTTGTTACTATGAATGGTTGATTTTTGAAGTCACTCGAGATATGGGGTCTACATTACGTGCTTATGTATTAACTATTCAGACATCTGGTTATCTTACCAAACATACCTAGTACTTGCATTTTAGGCTTTTAGCAGATgctattatccagagcaacttgcacagctttcattttatttacccaCCCgcaatacatttatacagcagatATTTATAGAAGCAAGTAATCTTGCTCAAGACTACAACTCAATGCCCCATCTCGTAATCAAATCTACAATCTTTGCTCACATTCACGAAAACAGGACCCCAACTGCTACAATTGGGCGACAGGCTTAGCTTCCTAATACATACAGGACATAATCTGTTAGACATCCAACAGGCTGGCAAatctataaatgcatttttctcccTTCACCTAATAACTAAGcaaatgtgtggtgagcgttgtGTTGCAAAATGGCTACTGTGTATCACCAAAGTGTGTGCTACATGTTGGTGGTGaatactactaccactactgcttTTGATGGGAAGGTATGCCGAATGCTAGCACCCAGCCCATGCTACTGTAGTCTGACCCTTGTGTTTTTGTGGGAAGGTATGCCGAATGCTAGCACCCAGCCCATGCTACTGTAGTCTGACCCTTGTGTTTTTGTGGGAAGGTATGCCGAATGCTAGCACGCGGCCCAAGCGGGTGAGGCGGAGCCGGCGGGCTCCCAGGGAAGACCCGGCCAGGAACGAGCTGGTCTCCAGGTCCCTGGAGAGCGCGCAGCAGTGTCTGTTCAACCAGGACTACGGGACCGCGTTCGTGCACTACCTCCTCGCCCTCAACCTCGCCCCTGTGCTCAAGGACTTCGCCAGGGTATGCGGTTTGCTTCGCCCTCGGTTGGAATAATGAAACTGTGCCTATTTGGGTGGGGGATTGCCTGTGCCAGTCGTTCAGTGGGTCTCGTAGTCACGTGTAATTCTGTGTGGTTTCCTGCAGGAGTCCTTCAGATTCACACTGTTCAAATGGGCGGAGGAGCTGGACTCTCTGGGCCGGGTGCAGGATCTCTTCGACTGCTACGAGCAGGCCCTGGAGCTGTTCCCCGTGGATGAGGTCATAGTGAACAGCATGGGGGAACACCTGTTCAGGTGCAGAGCAGCACTTCTGTTTCTATAGCCTTCTCATTCCGCTTTCTCTGGTGCGGTCATTTTTACACGGCTTTCTCAATTGTATGTTTGCACTCCATTATCGGTGCAATGCAGCGCATATTGCAAAGTGAAGATCGTTGGTTATATTAAATTATACCGTTTATAAAATCGAAGTATGAACTTTGTAATATATTACTGAAGAAAGTTTTgctgcatgaaattaaatacaggataattattttgttgtatttacaATACGTTCAAATTGTAAACCATATAGTTGAGCTTTACGTTTGCATGAACTTTACGTTTGTATCACAAGTAATATCACATATCACATATCTCACAAtatcacatcacacatcactgatttttattttgttgatatAGAGAATGGTAAAGATTTAGTCAGGCACATCTTTGATATTCAGTAGGGTGTGTAAGCTCTTCACCTTTCACCAAATCAAGTGCGGTTGCTGTTTATTATTTGCTGGCAGCTCAAACAGTTGAAAACTGCCCCAGTAATTATCCAGATGTGTCTTTGTGCTATACTTTGCAAAACTGTACTCTGTTCTCTTTCTGCCCTCTCAGAATGGGCTTCAGAGATGAAGCTGCAGGGCACTTCCACAAAGCGCTGAAGCTCAAACCGGACTTTCCTGAAGCCAAGGAGAACTTCTACCGGGTGGCCAACTGGCTGGTGGAGCGCTGGCACTTCCTGATGCTGAACGACCACCAGCGCAACAGGAAGTACCAGCAGGCCATTCAGAAGGCCGTGCGTTCCGGCTGCGCCACCGTGCTGGACATCGGCACCGGCACGGGAATCCTCAGGTGAGACTCCGCTTCCCGCGATCCTCGCTGTCTGAGAGGCACATCGATCCACAGCTATTTAAATTGGTGTCATCGCTGCCATGAAATGAGCTGAATTTAGTtagcaaaaaacaaactgtgtgCTTTCTGTATCTGTAGCTTGATATCAGGAATATGTAGAGCACTTGCTATGTTTATCATCACTACAGTGGTGTCTAATGCTGTATATGCCCGTTAGCTCCAACTAAAGTATATCAGGTGTCCTGTAACAAAAATAGTGCAACCTTTTATGTTATATACTTTCCTCTGTGGTTTGAACAAGGATAGTCCCTGATATGCGAGCTATTATAACCTCGGAACAAAAGGAAGTTGTTCCCATGTTAGAATTATTAGAATCAGTTTATAATTCAGTGAAAAATGTAGTAGAATTACATAACTTTCCATTCCTATAATTGTTCAGATTTTCACAATTGGTCATGCTTAAATTGAAGTCGAccacaaaatgaccaaatctTACCACAAAAAGATCTGAATCTTTGGTtggttcattatttttatgtagtGTTACTCTATGTAAATGTGAAGAGGAAGatgattttctgtgtgtgtgtttgtacgttaGCATGTGTGCTAAGCAGGCTGGAGCCGCTGAAGTGTACGCCTGTGAGCTCTCCAAGACCATGTACGAGCTGGCCTGTGAGGTGATCTCAGCCAACGGGATGAAGGACGACATCAAGGTCGTCCACATGAAGTCTGTGGAAATGGAAGTGCCCAGAGATCTCCCTCAGAGGTGAGACGCATCTCCTCCACCCTGGCCTACTCACGGCGCGGCGTCCTGCTTGTTGGGACGCTAGCTCACCAGGCCGCGTGTTTGTTTGCGGAAGGGTCTCGCTGGTGGTGACCGAGACGGTGGACGCAGGCCTGTTCGGGGAAGGCATCATCGAGAGTCTCATCCATGCCTGGCACAACCTTCTACTGCCCCCTCAGGTACCCAGCGCTGCTCTCCATCCAGGCTTTTAGTGTGGAGTATTATTTGCGTGCCACAAACAGGCCTTGTTCCAAAAGTATGTCACTTATAGTGTCTTTCACTTTCTCTGAGTTGTATTTATAGAGAGCAATTTTCTCTcttaattattttgatttttaactCATTTAAATGACCGCAGTTGTGGTAATCTATCAAATGTTCATTGATAAAATcaacaattaatttttataattgaCATTTACGATAAGATCAGTACGCAAACAGAAGCAAGCATGTTTGCAAACCACACATGGAAGCAACAGCGAAATCTTTTTTATTGTACCATACAGTTAAGAGCACTACCTGGAGCCTGACTATCGTGTTGCTTGTAGGAAGGTACTATTTTAAGATTTAGCTTTAATGAACTGATGCTGTAGCGGACACCTGTGTCCCCCTCCAGAGTTCAGGGGACCCGTCCTGCAGCGCCGCAGAGATGGGGCGGGTTATCCCCGCAGGGGCCACTGTCTTCGGGATGGCGGTGGAGTGCCAGGAAATACGCCGGCACCACCGGTGAGTCGCTCACAGCGGGCAGCTCTGACCTCATTAGACAAGCTGCTCGGTGCGAGTAATCCTGTTCCCTAGCAGTGCTCATATCTGTTCGCGTTGGACAtgttaacacaaacacagctgaagtTGTGAGATTtcgttttttcttcattttttaaataatttgtgcgtgtgcatgtgtgtgtgtgtgtgtgcgtgcgcgtgcgtgtctctgtacgcgcgtgtgtgcaggttgtgtgtgtCGGAGGCTGGTGACCTCTCCTTGTCAGCGGCGGGAAGGCTCCACAGTCCTGTCAGCTGTTCTCCGGATGCTGATGACTCCTCGGAGCCCTACACCACAGAGCGACTGAGCAGGCTGCCTGGGGGGTACTCAGCCCTCACTCAGCCATTTCAGGCCCTGGACATCGACTTCAACAACGTGCAGGTGACCACAAGTACTACCTTAAACAGCTGTGTATCTCTGACAGGATGTGATTTTTTCCTACGGCGTGCAGGACTGCCagccgtgggctatgcgtggcaaattgtggtcactcactctctcactcacttacttactcatggacgacctgagagggaccTTTGGTAGGAAGCATGctcaggtggtgcttcgtttagtaggacgcatgcgcaggtgcatctcccaaaatcaccgcTTCGAAcggcacagctttatcgcctaacgttactacGTTACTTACCCTAACAGCGTTTCGCCcgctttagttaacctagttagcgcgtacccccgatacagatgtatggacacacggaggacgacaaataacgttacagaggtgaggacatgccatagctagctagctatatagttagccaagttttattCATGACACTTTATTCAGGTGGGCCGtaggtctggacggtttcgtgcttgttaactggtgtgtatctgtgaCTGGTAATATCTACCACCTGTGTTTGACAGGTAATGATATCTTACACCCATGTATCTCTGACATGTAGTGATCTCTAACAGCTGTGTATCTCTGACATCTCTGTAGTGACCTCTAACAGCTGTGCATCTGTGACAGGTAGTGATCTCTAAcagctttgtatctctgacaggtAGTGATCTCTAACTGCTGTGTACTTGTGACAGATCTTGATCTCTAACAGATGTGTATCTGTGGCTGGTAGACTGCGGGTCGATCTTACATTTTGATTGGCAGGACCATGTGCGCAGGTTGACAGAAACGAGACGtgactgaatgcattttttactTGGCCTTTGTGCACGTAGAGAGCTAACAGCAGCCCTGTTCCAGGAGCTGGAGGGGCTGTGTACCCGGGAGGTTACCCGCTTCAGGCTGCCCGTGACTCAGGAGGGCGTTGTGGACGCCCTGGCCGTGTGGTTCCAGCTGCACCTGGATGAAGAATACAGCCTGTCGACTGGGCCCCAGGAAGACACCTGCTGGGAGCAGGCCGTCTACCCCATCCAGACCCGCACCAGTAAGAATCAAACTCATACTGTGCAATAATGCATCAGCAAGAGTGCTACCTTAGAACTAACCACATGCTGCATAGAAATATATCAGAAATATCACTGCCACATTAGCACCAAATGCCTGAAGACTGCATTATACACAAATATGCCTTAAATATTGTATATATGTAGCTGTTAATTATCCCTGATGTAAAGCgctaataataaacaaatcCACGTCACACTTCACATTAAGAATTTAAATACTATTAAAATTAGACCAGAGGCACAATGTTTAAGATATAAGGGTTGGGGAGACCGTAATCAAACTTCACGTAACAGGCTAAAACAGATTAGTGAACGTCGGATGTTATTCTTAAAGTTATATTAAATGTGATGTATCTGAATACGAGGCTGAGGTCAGCAGTGCGGTTGGGTCTCTCAGAGAGCCTAGCAGAGATGTCCGGCAGTATGAACTCTGCTCTGTTTCCGCAGACTTCTCGGTGAAGCCGGGGGACGAGCTGACGGTGGAGGTGTCTTGCGAGGACGCGTACCTGCGCGTGCGGACCGTCGCCGTGGTGAGGGACGGCCAGGCGTTCAGCCTGGACTCGGAGTCTGAGTCGGACTCGGACCCGGGGTCGGCGGGCGGCCCcgcgtcggcggcggcggcggaagCGGAGGCGCAGCTGTGCAgcgctctctcctccctgcagacGGACTCGCTCCGGGACCACAGCTGCGTGCTGGAGTGCGCCGAGATCGCCCTCCTCAACAACACGCACTACCACCGGAGCTTCAACCGGGCCCTGGACAAGCTGCTGGCGGCGCTCGGGCCCGGCTCCGGGccgccgggccccgccccccgcaacCCGCTCTACGTGCTGGACGTCTCGGAGGGCTTCTCGGCGCTGCCGCTGATGGCGGCCAGGCGGGGCCACGTGCGGGCCTACAGCTCGGTGGAGAAGGAGCAGCACCAGGCCGTGCTCCGGCTGCTGGCGCA
Encoded proteins:
- the prmt9 gene encoding protein arginine N-methyltransferase 9, which codes for MPNASTRPKRVRRSRRAPREDPARNELVSRSLESAQQCLFNQDYGTAFVHYLLALNLAPVLKDFARESFRFTLFKWAEELDSLGRVQDLFDCYEQALELFPVDEVIVNSMGEHLFRMGFRDEAAGHFHKALKLKPDFPEAKENFYRVANWLVERWHFLMLNDHQRNRKYQQAIQKAVRSGCATVLDIGTGTGILSMCAKQAGAAEVYACELSKTMYELACEVISANGMKDDIKVVHMKSVEMEVPRDLPQRVSLVVTETVDAGLFGEGIIESLIHAWHNLLLPPQSSGDPSCSAAEMGRVIPAGATVFGMAVECQEIRRHHRLCVSEAGDLSLSAAGRLHSPVSCSPDADDSSEPYTTERLSRLPGGYSALTQPFQALDIDFNNVQELEGLCTREVTRFRLPVTQEGVVDALAVWFQLHLDEEYSLSTGPQEDTCWEQAVYPIQTRTNFSVKPGDELTVEVSCEDAYLRVRTVAVVRDGQAFSLDSESESDSDPGSAGGPASAAAAEAEAQLCSALSSLQTDSLRDHSCVLECAEIALLNNTHYHRSFNRALDKLLAALGPGSGPPGPAPRNPLYVLDVSEGFSALPLMAARRGHVRAYSSVEKEQHQAVLRLLAQANGVQQEALEFWLNHVEDDSTVLQRPDAEKLWSAIILDCVETCGLIRQKLLEKATLARCLLEDGGRIFPQRIVVYGLLVESDTLLSESAVQGREPTLGFNIAPFINQFTVPVHVFLDLSTLQCKHLSQPVELLTLDLMTSNENSTHRQVEVQVTSAGRLTAIPFWYQVHLDEAISVSTFTQDSHWKQAAVVLQHPLEVTAGETLVLGVHLHKSSISITAFREGEGEGEGPAAMDSASSAHSLA